A section of the Branchiostoma lanceolatum isolate klBraLanc5 chromosome 19, klBraLanc5.hap2, whole genome shotgun sequence genome encodes:
- the LOC136425379 gene encoding transmembrane protein 161B-like gives MGVIGTQLVVSMVMASIIQKLQPHFSAARWLLSRRLVRYLHPTDDHLRELAGVQAPKGKGRKRDDRRADGKTDKEFTVPCNINLQLETAKVERVDIIGLQFYTEYQWLVDFSACALVIYLLTEGYYYLVQPRAEVNLSVIWCLLVVVFILSLLCNLTSAYFTGDDDGERSICLVFGFFFLLVSMAALITSENILEFGLDRAYTSLSDTISGFLGSQGMETSGASSPSSKLMFKGVLAVYSGLVGAFLTFSGLRFGKMHQDSLQYSKESPFMQLLLHLNFLWPLVIVLLWVKPLARGYVLHPPSLGTNSTVPVEPLMSEPWFETSRLYTVIFCVVLRLVLMHRYLQSYLNMAHQRIEYVKKQAGRISNMEIQKRIVRVFFYLCVVAVQYLAPVVLLLFYAMLLKTLGEYSWTGSHVPDSGNLTKNFTEFPSLQQDKIAGDEEPVKQAAQQLTLAFASLRNIFSVVFFRGVVSYICWWSATAVFVTNAFGMIYHSVFTI, from the exons ATG GGTGTGATTGGCACACAGCTGGTGGTTTCCATGGTGATGGCCAGCATCATCCAGAAGCTGCAGCCGCACTTCTCGGCCGCTAGGTGGCTCCTCAGTAGAAG GCTAGTGCGTTACCTGCACCCAACAGACGATCACCTGAGAGAGCTAGCAGGGGTACAGGCACCTAAAGGGAAGGGCAGGAAAAGGGACGACAG AAGAGCGGATGGAAAAACAGACAAGGAGTTCACTGTGCCGTGCAACATCAATCTACAGCTGGAGACAGCCAAGGTGGAGAGGGTCGACATCATAG GTCTTCAGTTCTATACAGAGTACCAGTGGTTGGTGGACTTCTCTGCCTGTGCTTTAGTGATCTACCTGCTGACAGAGGGGTACTACTACTTAGTACAGCCAAGGGCAGAGGTCAACCTCAGTGTCATCTGGTGTCTGCTGGTCGTGGTCTTCATCCT GTCGTTGCTGTGTAACCTGACCTCTGCGTACTTTACGGGAGACGACGACGGGGAGCGGTCCATCTGCCTCGTGTTCGGCTTCTTCTTCCTCCTAGTCTCCATGGCAGCACTCATCACCAGTGAGAACATCCTGGAGTTTGGGCTCGACAGAG CCTACACCAGTCTGTCTGACACCATCAGTGGGTTCCTTGGGTCACAGGGGATGGAGACAAG TGGTGCGAGCTCTCCCAGCTCCAAGTTGATGTTCAAGGGCGTGCTGGCGGTGTACTCTGGCCTGGTGGGAGCGTTCCTGACCTTCAGCGGACTCCGCTTCGGCAAGATGCACCAAGACTCGCTACAGTACAGCAAGGAGAGCCCATTCATGCA GTTGCTGCTGCACTTGAACTTCCTGTGGCCCCTGGTGATCGTCCTGCTGTGGGTGAAACCACTGGCCAGGGGGTACGTGCTGCACCCCCCCTCCCTGGGCACCAACAGCACTGTGCCAGTCGAGCCTCT GATGAGTGAACCTTGGTTTGAGACCAGCCGGTTGTACACCGTTATCTTCTGCGTGGTCCTACGGCTTGTCCTGATGCACCGCTACCTACAGTCCTACCTGAACATGGCGCACCAGAGAATAGAGTACGTCAAGAAACAGGCCGGCAGGATAAGCAACATGGAGATACAGAAAAGG ATTGTTCGAGTGTTCTTCTACCTGTGTGTAGTGGCCGTGCAGTATTTGGCACCTGTCGTATTACTTCTGTTTTACGCCATGCTCCTCAAAACGTTAG GTGAATACTCTTGGACAGGAAGCCATGTCCCTGACTCCGGAAACCTGACTAAAAACTTCACTGAGTTCCCTTCACTACAACAGGACAAG ATCGCCGGGGACGAGGAACCCGTTAAACAGGCGGCCCAGCAGCTGACCTTGGCCTTCGCTAGTCTGCGGAACATCTTTTCCGTTGTGTTCTTCAGAGGGGTGGTCTCATACATATGTTGGTGGTCTGCCACCGCAGTTTTTGTTACCAATGCCTTTGGGATGATCTACCACTCAGTCTTCACCATATAG
- the LOC136425724 gene encoding enoyl-[acyl-carrier-protein] reductase, mitochondrial-like: MAGARLSVSVSRLFRRSEPFHSSRRYCSLASPCAVSYSQYGDPSKVLRFLTDVDLPDVQDDQVSVRMLAAPINPADINMIQGVYPIKPPLPAVGGNEGVGEVVSVGSGVSDLQSGDWVIPADSGWGTWRTHAVCRASELRKIPNNIPLDAAATLAVNPCTAYRMLTDFQHLQPGDTIVQNGANSGVGQAVIQIAAARGLVTINVVRNRPDRASYYELEMYLKGLGGHYIITEEGLRRQDFRDIFKRLPRPKLALNCVGGKSATEILRHLETGGTMVTYGGMSRQPVTVPTGSLIFQDIKVVGYWMTQWNKRQKDSQESSEMLSTLCDYIRQGKLQPPSNIQVPISDYMTAINSTRDAFTTKKQILNMAS; the protein is encoded by the exons ATGGCCGGCGCGCGACTTTCTGTTTCGGTGTCCAGGTTATTCAGACGATCGGAGCCGTTCCACTCGTCCCGTCGCTACTGCAGCCTCGCCAGTCCCTGTGCGGTCTCCTACAGTCAGTACGGAGATCCCAGCAAAGTCCTCAG ATTCCTGACAGATGTGGACCTCCCAGATGTCCAGGATGACCAGGTGTCCGTCAGGATGCTGGCAGCTCCCATCAACCCTGCTGACATCAACATGATACAAG GAGTGTACCCGATCAAACCCCCCCTCCCTGCAGTGGGGGGTAACGAGGGGGTAGGAGAGGTGGTGTCCGTAGGGTCAGGGGTGTCAGACCTGCAGTCAGGAGACTGGGTCATCCCGGCAGACTCAGGATGGG GAACATGGAGAACACACGCGGTCTGTCGAGCCTCGGAGCTGAGAAAAATTCCCAACAACATTCCGCTGGATGCAGCAGCAACCCTAGCGGTAAACCCCTGTACTGCATATAGGATGCTGACAGACTTTCAACACTTACAACCTG GAGACACAATAGTGCAGAATGGAGCTAACAGTGGAGTTGGACAGGCTGTCATTCAGATCGCAGCTGCAAGGGGGCTCGTCACCATCAATGTAGTTAGGAACAGGCCTGATAG GGCCTCATATTATGAGCTTGAGATGTACCTGAAGGGTTTGGGAGGACATTACATCATCACAGAAGAGGGGCTGAGAAGACAGGACTTTAGGGACATCTTCAAG AGACTACCAAGACCGAAGCTGGCACTAAACTGTGTTGGGGGTAAAAGTGCTACAGAAATTCTCAGACATTTGGA GACCGGAGGGACTATGGTAACCTATGGTGGGATGTCTCGTCAACCTGTCACTGTTCCTACT GGTTCCCTAATCTTCCAGGACATAAAAGTTGTAGGGTACTGGATGACACAATGGAACAAGAGACAAAAAGACT CCCAAGAGAGCTCAGAGATGCTGTCCACCCTGTGTGACTACATCAGGCAGGGCAAGTTGCAGCCTCCTTCTAACATACAAGTCCCCATCTCTGACTACATGACTGCTATTAACAGTACCAGGGACGCCTTCACTACGAAAAAACAGATTCTCAACATGGCCAGTTGA